In Paenibacillus sp. 1781tsa1, one DNA window encodes the following:
- a CDS encoding stalk domain-containing protein: MLGKHGKQLEDVKGSKVKKWAIVTLAGVIWIAPVMSAGGQMWSGTSWQSVAAAASTNTSKLSEEILTSGAKLMKYRYTTTRSGSKVNVLTDVVQVDLQNPYVKLDVMTGKGGNLNSKQSTGAMAKENGAVAAVNGDYFNVSGELAPIGGQVSDGVLVSTPSELSGMYALTVTKDGKPMIDEYSFDGTVKAQDGSTFALRGINKEDYTVESGSVKYSHANSMYIYTPAWTSTKRPNDPSTTPTEVLVQNGVITQISDKKALNMTVPQDGYILRAHGTAATWIMSHLSVGQTLDADYKLKAKTTGQSVDPSNLEMMIGGHTILVNGGKAASFSRDIAASGIGGIRARTAVGYSQDGRYVYIIAAEKNSNSSGMSLTELQSFMTSVGVWKGMNLDGGGSTTMVTRPLGEQTAGLTFNTEYGTEQRQVVNTLGVFSTAPVGKLKGFAVSGSQTLLVGQEGKYTAKGYDTYYNPIATGDISMSWKSSNNGIVSVSNGTIKGVKPGTATLTATSNGASSSIKVSVLGGSELASLTAGSGLGSLKAGTTMSIPVTATTKSGQSVTVPADSLTWEFIGFKGKVTADQLTVSSVNSGAQVGYAIGRYDGYSTVVVLSASASETIWENFDNVNYPINFTTNAAGVTGSATVTAGTGEKAGSNVLQLGYDMTAGTGKMYAYAQLNGSTGREVSAAATSMSMDVMGDKSLNWLRAEFTDANGKTVYADLAKAIDWSGWKKLSVDLNGLNIAYPAKLKRVYVVNVEEGQDERAKTGTVAFDNIAFTMPSKSSEVGLPTGTASLVLGQKSMTVNGTKKAIDAAPVLKNGTTYVPIKHVLDAFGGQASWDSKNQRITVLRGSKLIDLVVGQKEFILNGKRQSATVAPYVTGGRTLVPLRLVSEQLGLTVKWEQKTKTVTISS; this comes from the coding sequence ATGCTGGGGAAACATGGGAAACAGCTGGAAGACGTTAAGGGCAGTAAGGTAAAGAAATGGGCAATTGTGACGCTGGCGGGTGTGATCTGGATTGCACCGGTGATGAGTGCAGGCGGGCAGATGTGGTCAGGCACTTCGTGGCAATCGGTGGCCGCAGCGGCATCTACGAATACAAGCAAGTTGAGTGAAGAAATTCTGACTTCGGGTGCGAAGCTCATGAAATACAGATATACAACAACACGTTCCGGTTCCAAGGTCAACGTACTGACGGATGTGGTCCAGGTGGATCTGCAGAACCCGTATGTGAAGCTGGATGTGATGACAGGCAAGGGCGGTAATCTGAACAGCAAACAGAGCACAGGTGCCATGGCCAAGGAAAATGGTGCAGTGGCTGCTGTGAATGGCGATTACTTCAATGTATCCGGTGAACTCGCGCCGATTGGTGGACAGGTCTCTGATGGCGTACTGGTCTCCACACCTTCCGAACTGTCGGGCATGTATGCACTCACGGTGACCAAGGACGGTAAGCCGATGATCGACGAGTATTCTTTTGATGGAACAGTGAAGGCCCAGGATGGTTCAACCTTTGCTTTGCGTGGGATAAATAAAGAGGATTATACGGTAGAGTCGGGATCAGTGAAATATAGTCATGCCAACTCGATGTATATTTATACACCGGCATGGACCTCCACCAAACGTCCGAATGACCCTTCCACAACGCCGACAGAGGTTCTCGTGCAGAACGGAGTAATCACCCAAATCTCGGATAAAAAAGCGTTAAACATGACGGTGCCGCAGGATGGGTACATTTTGCGTGCACATGGAACAGCGGCGACATGGATCATGAGCCATCTATCTGTTGGGCAAACCTTGGATGCGGATTACAAGCTGAAAGCCAAAACAACCGGACAATCGGTTGATCCAAGTAATCTGGAAATGATGATTGGTGGTCATACCATTTTGGTGAACGGTGGTAAGGCAGCTTCCTTCTCCCGGGATATCGCTGCGTCCGGCATTGGTGGTATTCGTGCAAGAACGGCAGTAGGCTACTCTCAGGATGGTCGGTATGTCTACATCATTGCAGCGGAGAAAAACAGTAACAGCAGCGGGATGTCGCTGACGGAACTGCAATCCTTTATGACCAGTGTGGGTGTCTGGAAAGGCATGAACCTAGACGGAGGCGGCTCCACAACGATGGTAACACGTCCGTTAGGTGAGCAGACCGCCGGTCTGACGTTCAATACAGAGTATGGCACCGAGCAACGTCAGGTTGTAAACACGCTGGGTGTATTCTCTACGGCTCCAGTAGGTAAACTGAAGGGCTTTGCCGTGAGTGGCAGCCAAACGTTGCTGGTGGGGCAAGAGGGTAAGTACACAGCCAAAGGATATGACACCTACTACAACCCGATTGCAACAGGCGATATCAGCATGTCCTGGAAGTCCAGCAACAACGGCATTGTGAGTGTCAGCAACGGGACGATCAAAGGCGTGAAGCCAGGCACAGCAACGCTGACGGCAACGAGCAATGGAGCCTCATCTTCCATTAAAGTATCGGTACTGGGTGGAAGTGAATTGGCTTCTCTGACAGCAGGATCAGGTCTCGGTTCGCTCAAAGCAGGCACAACGATGTCCATTCCTGTAACGGCAACAACGAAGAGCGGACAAAGTGTGACGGTTCCGGCCGATTCGCTGACATGGGAATTTATCGGGTTCAAAGGTAAAGTGACGGCGGACCAATTAACCGTATCTTCGGTCAACTCTGGTGCACAAGTGGGATATGCGATTGGACGTTATGATGGTTACAGCACAGTCGTTGTACTCTCGGCTTCTGCAAGCGAAACGATCTGGGAGAACTTCGACAACGTGAATTATCCGATCAACTTCACGACAAACGCAGCGGGTGTGACCGGATCGGCAACTGTTACAGCAGGAACGGGTGAAAAAGCCGGCTCCAATGTATTGCAACTTGGTTATGACATGACTGCTGGAACAGGCAAAATGTACGCTTATGCACAACTGAACGGCTCTACCGGCAGAGAGGTATCTGCTGCAGCGACATCAATGTCGATGGATGTTATGGGAGATAAGAGCCTGAACTGGTTGCGCGCTGAATTCACGGATGCCAATGGCAAAACGGTATATGCCGATCTTGCTAAAGCGATTGACTGGAGCGGATGGAAGAAGCTGAGCGTGGACCTGAACGGACTGAATATCGCCTATCCGGCAAAGCTGAAGCGAGTTTATGTGGTGAATGTGGAAGAGGGTCAGGATGAGCGCGCGAAGACAGGTACGGTTGCTTTTGATAATATCGCATTCACGATGCCTTCCAAGTCCAGTGAAGTTGGATTGCCTACGGGAACAGCTTCGCTTGTGCTTGGACAGAAATCGATGACGGTGAATGGAACGAAAAAAGCAATTGATGCAGCACCAGTCCTGAAAAATGGTACGACGTATGTGCCAATCAAACATGTTTTGGACGCTTTTGGTGGTCAGGCAAGCTGGGATAGCAAAAATCAGCGGATCACAGTATTACGTGGTAGCAAGCTGATTGATCTGGTTGTAGGGCAGAAAGAATTCATTCTGAATGGTAAAAGACAAAGCGCAACTGTTGCACCATACGTAACGGGTGGTAGGACTTTAGTCCCGCTCAGACTCGTTTCCGAGCAGCTTGGACTCACTGTAAAATGGGAACAGAAAACGAAGACCGTTACCATCTCATCGTGA